In Streptomyces sp. NBC_00704, a genomic segment contains:
- a CDS encoding SpoIIE family protein phosphatase: MEQVVAAAVIDAHGIVTGWSEGARQLTGHSAEEAVGRTAADLLAQDPPRRGGGEWTAPVVVRHRDGRPVTLVVTACPVLGPDGRRTGYTLSARRPADGEPTLAGRAFQQASMSMSVFDPQQHYLRLNEVACKVMGVSEDVLLGRHFPDTVEEAVHSRGFNWHLRQVAETGRPIRYESFTGAPSLNREHAWTTEMWPVRDDSGEITGVALAAFDSTEQYLARQRLTLLNEAAASIGTTLDVVRTTEEVVALLVPRFADFVSVDLLDWVLGADEPPPVPTGEVVLRRVAHGSAHEGTPEAAVRLGETDVHPPFSPPARALREGRAVRIQAGEPDFMRWLAERNARAPEGHRYRSGVHSVISVPLKARGTTLGVLVGVRIAHPDDYESDDAVFAEELASRAAVCIDNARRFARERTTALALQNSLLPRGLSGQAAVEVAHRYLPSVSTAGIGGDWFDVIPLSGGRVALVVGDVVGHGIPSSATMGRLCMAVRTLADVDLPPDELLTHLDDLVTHLAAYDEGGEDAAELGATCLYAVYDPVGRRLTAASAGHPAPALVRPDGTAQLIGMTPGPPLGVGGLPFEAVELELPEGSVLALFTDGLVEDRDRDVDRAVGELCDALTAPAASLDALCDSVVKAVLPEEPGDDVALLLARTRALGADRVATWDVAPDPALVAATRQAATEQLAAWGLEEAAFVTELVVSELVTNAIRYGAPPIQLRLIRDRTLICEVSDGSSTSPHLRRAHAFDEGGRGLLLVAQLTRRWGSRQTGRGKTIWAEQPLDPG; the protein is encoded by the coding sequence ATGGAGCAAGTCGTCGCTGCGGCGGTCATCGATGCGCACGGCATCGTGACGGGCTGGAGCGAGGGCGCCCGGCAGCTCACCGGGCATTCGGCCGAGGAAGCCGTGGGACGCACGGCGGCCGACCTGCTCGCGCAGGACCCGCCGCGCCGCGGGGGCGGCGAGTGGACCGCTCCCGTCGTCGTCCGTCACCGCGACGGCCGGCCCGTCACGCTCGTCGTGACGGCCTGCCCGGTGCTCGGCCCCGACGGGCGGCGCACCGGGTACACGCTCAGCGCCCGGCGACCCGCGGACGGCGAGCCGACCCTGGCCGGGCGGGCCTTCCAGCAGGCCTCCATGTCCATGTCCGTCTTCGACCCCCAGCAGCACTATCTGCGGCTGAACGAGGTCGCCTGCAAGGTCATGGGCGTCTCCGAGGACGTCCTGCTCGGCCGCCACTTCCCGGACACCGTCGAGGAGGCCGTGCACAGCCGCGGCTTCAACTGGCACCTGCGCCAGGTCGCCGAGACCGGCCGCCCGATCCGCTACGAGAGCTTCACCGGCGCCCCCTCCCTCAACCGCGAGCACGCCTGGACCACGGAGATGTGGCCCGTGCGCGACGACTCCGGCGAGATCACCGGGGTCGCCCTGGCCGCGTTCGACAGCACCGAGCAGTACCTGGCCCGCCAGCGGCTGACCCTGCTGAACGAGGCCGCGGCCTCCATCGGGACCACCCTCGACGTGGTGCGTACCACCGAGGAGGTCGTCGCGCTCCTCGTCCCGCGGTTCGCCGACTTCGTCAGCGTCGACCTCCTGGACTGGGTGCTCGGCGCCGACGAACCGCCGCCCGTCCCGACCGGCGAGGTCGTGCTGCGCCGGGTCGCGCACGGCTCCGCCCACGAGGGCACCCCCGAGGCGGCCGTCCGCCTCGGCGAGACCGACGTCCATCCGCCCTTCAGCCCGCCCGCCCGCGCCCTGCGGGAGGGCCGGGCCGTCCGCATCCAGGCCGGCGAGCCCGACTTCATGCGCTGGCTCGCCGAACGCAACGCGCGCGCCCCCGAGGGCCACCGCTACCGCAGCGGCGTCCACTCGGTGATCTCGGTGCCGCTGAAGGCCCGCGGCACCACCCTGGGCGTCCTGGTCGGCGTGCGCATCGCCCACCCCGACGACTACGAGAGCGACGACGCCGTCTTCGCCGAGGAACTCGCCAGCCGGGCCGCCGTCTGCATCGACAACGCCCGCCGCTTCGCCCGCGAACGCACCACCGCCCTCGCCCTCCAGAACAGCCTGCTGCCGCGCGGACTGTCCGGTCAGGCGGCCGTCGAGGTGGCCCACCGCTATCTGCCCAGCGTCTCCACGGCGGGGATCGGCGGCGACTGGTTCGACGTCATCCCGCTGTCCGGCGGCCGCGTCGCCCTGGTCGTCGGCGACGTCGTCGGACACGGCATCCCCTCCTCGGCGACCATGGGACGCCTGTGCATGGCCGTGCGCACCCTCGCCGACGTCGACCTGCCGCCGGACGAACTCCTCACCCACCTGGACGACCTCGTCACCCACCTGGCGGCCTACGACGAGGGCGGTGAGGACGCCGCCGAACTCGGCGCCACCTGCCTCTACGCCGTCTACGACCCCGTCGGCCGGCGGCTGACCGCCGCCTCGGCCGGCCACCCCGCACCGGCCCTGGTCCGGCCAGACGGCACCGCGCAGCTGATCGGCATGACCCCCGGGCCCCCGCTCGGCGTGGGAGGGCTGCCCTTCGAGGCCGTCGAGCTGGAACTGCCCGAGGGATCGGTCCTCGCCCTGTTCACGGACGGCCTGGTCGAGGACCGTGACCGCGACGTCGACCGCGCCGTCGGCGAACTGTGCGACGCCCTCACCGCGCCCGCCGCCTCGCTCGACGCCCTCTGCGACAGCGTCGTCAAGGCGGTCCTGCCGGAGGAGCCGGGAGACGACGTCGCGCTCCTGCTCGCCCGCACCCGCGCACTGGGCGCGGACCGGGTCGCCACCTGGGACGTCGCCCCCGACCCCGCGCTCGTGGCCGCCACCCGGCAGGCCGCCACCGAACAGCTCGCGGCATGGGGCCTGGAAGAGGCAGCGTTCGTGACCGAACTCGTCGTCAGCGAACTCGTCACCAACGCCATCCGCTACGGCGCGCCGCCCATCCAACTGCGCCTGATCCGCGATCGCACCCTCATCTGCGAGGTCTCCGACGGCAGCTCCACCTCTCCCCATCTGCGCCGCGCCCACGCCTTCGACGAGGGAGGGCGCGGCCTGCTGCTCGTCGCCCAGCTCACCCGGCGCTGGGGGAGCCGGCAGACGGGCCGCGGAAAGACGATCTGGGCGGAGCAGCCGCTCGACCCCGGGTGA
- a CDS encoding MarR family winged helix-turn-helix transcriptional regulator, producing the protein MAQDALAEDLADAVVGLQRLLRRRLRAGLTEPRLRGAEVELLRLVEARPGVGVSDAAKELHLAGNSVSTLVNRLAKDGYLVRETDPVDRRAARLLLTGRAETRLRAWRERRSALLARQVARLDDADRRALHAALPALRALAVTLREEAGKP; encoded by the coding sequence GTGGCGCAGGACGCGTTGGCCGAGGACCTCGCCGACGCCGTCGTCGGCCTTCAGCGGTTGCTCCGGCGGCGGCTGCGGGCCGGTCTGACCGAGCCGCGGCTGCGCGGCGCCGAGGTCGAACTGCTGCGCCTGGTCGAGGCGCGGCCCGGCGTCGGCGTCTCGGACGCGGCCAAGGAGCTGCACCTCGCGGGCAACTCGGTGTCGACGCTGGTCAACAGGCTGGCCAAGGACGGATACCTGGTCCGGGAGACCGACCCCGTCGACCGGCGCGCCGCCCGGCTGCTGCTCACCGGGCGGGCCGAGACCCGGCTGCGGGCCTGGCGGGAACGGCGATCCGCGCTCCTCGCCCGGCAGGTCGCCCGTCTGGACGACGCCGACCGCCGGGCCCTGCACGCGGCGCTGCCCGCCCTGCGCGCGCTCGCCGTCACCCTGCGCGAGGAGGCCGGGAAGCCATGA
- a CDS encoding ABC transporter permease, with translation MSEAPAAPPAASADRVPAQSIDLLLTPPPPRAGWRLLPARVAALCAVELQKLRHDRTELYTRAVQPALWLLIFGQTFTRIKAIPTGGIPYLDYLAPGIIAQSAMFIAIFYGIQIIWERDAGVLTKLLVTPTPRSALVTGKAFAAGVKSVIQAVVVVVIAALLGVSLTWNPLRLLGVAAVVVLGSAFFSCLSMTIAGVVLSRDRLMGIGQAITMPLFFGSNALYPVAVMPGWLQAVSRVNPLSYEVDALRGLLLGTPARLGTDFGVLAVSAALGVAAASSLLGRPAR, from the coding sequence ATGTCCGAAGCACCCGCCGCACCGCCCGCCGCGTCGGCTGACCGCGTCCCCGCCCAGAGCATCGACCTGCTGCTGACCCCGCCGCCGCCCCGCGCCGGGTGGCGTCTGCTGCCCGCCCGCGTCGCCGCACTGTGCGCCGTCGAACTGCAGAAACTGCGCCACGACCGCACCGAGCTGTACACCCGTGCCGTCCAGCCCGCGCTGTGGCTGCTGATCTTCGGCCAGACCTTCACCCGGATCAAGGCCATCCCCACCGGAGGCATCCCCTACCTCGACTACCTGGCGCCCGGGATCATCGCCCAGTCCGCGATGTTCATCGCCATCTTCTACGGCATCCAGATCATCTGGGAACGGGACGCCGGGGTGCTCACCAAGCTCCTCGTCACCCCCACCCCGCGCTCCGCGCTCGTCACCGGCAAGGCCTTCGCGGCCGGGGTGAAGTCGGTGATCCAGGCGGTCGTCGTGGTCGTCATCGCCGCCCTGCTCGGCGTCTCCCTGACCTGGAACCCGCTCCGACTGCTCGGAGTCGCCGCCGTCGTGGTCCTCGGCTCGGCGTTCTTCTCCTGCCTGTCCATGACCATCGCGGGCGTCGTCCTCAGCCGCGACCGCCTGATGGGCATCGGCCAGGCCATCACCATGCCGCTGTTCTTCGGCTCCAACGCCCTCTATCCGGTCGCGGTCATGCCCGGCTGGCTCCAGGCCGTCAGCCGGGTCAACCCGCTCAGCTACGAGGTGGACGCGCTGCGCGGACTGCTCCTCGGCACGCCCGCGCGACTCGGGACCGACTTCGGGGTGCTCGCCGTGTCCGCCGCGCTCGGCGTCGCCGCGGCCTCCTCGCTCCTGGGCCGGCCGGCCCGTTGA
- a CDS encoding SigB/SigF/SigG family RNA polymerase sigma factor, with amino-acid sequence MRTTVRTKQHPHDDAPDTTECFVRLAGLPPGPERQALKDELVRLWLPMAERIAVRFRGRGEALEDLYQVAALGLVKAVDHYDPERGRAFEAYAVPTITGEIKRHFRDHMWTLHVPRRVQDLRNRVRHAAKDLSQTTPGRAPTIAEIAAYAQLTEDEVRTGAEALECFTALSLEAELPGTDGYALEDALGQCDPGYDTVVDRVAVTPCLRALPERERTILYLRFFAGMTQSRIAEQLGISQMHVSRLLSGCFARLREEITAETEAECPAGGAGAGAGARAAAATASASGSGAATG; translated from the coding sequence ATGCGTACCACCGTCCGAACGAAGCAGCACCCCCATGACGACGCCCCGGACACGACCGAGTGCTTCGTGCGTCTCGCCGGGCTGCCACCGGGTCCCGAGCGCCAGGCGCTCAAGGACGAACTGGTCCGGCTGTGGCTGCCCATGGCGGAGCGGATCGCGGTCCGCTTCCGGGGACGCGGCGAAGCGCTGGAGGACCTCTACCAGGTCGCCGCGCTGGGCCTGGTCAAGGCCGTCGACCACTACGACCCCGAACGCGGCCGCGCCTTCGAGGCGTACGCGGTCCCCACGATCACCGGGGAGATCAAGCGGCACTTCCGCGACCACATGTGGACGCTGCACGTGCCGCGCCGCGTGCAGGACCTGCGCAACCGGGTGCGTCACGCGGCGAAGGACCTGTCCCAGACGACTCCGGGCCGGGCCCCGACGATCGCCGAGATCGCCGCGTACGCGCAGCTCACCGAGGACGAGGTGCGCACCGGCGCGGAGGCGCTGGAGTGCTTCACCGCCCTGTCGCTGGAGGCCGAGCTGCCCGGCACGGACGGCTACGCCCTCGAGGACGCCCTCGGGCAGTGCGACCCCGGCTACGACACCGTCGTCGACCGGGTGGCCGTGACCCCGTGTCTGCGGGCCCTGCCGGAGCGCGAGCGGACCATCCTCTACCTGCGGTTCTTCGCGGGCATGACGCAGAGCCGGATCGCCGAGCAGCTGGGCATCTCGCAGATGCACGTGTCCCGCCTCCTGAGCGGCTGCTTCGCGCGGCTGCGGGAGGAGATCACGGCCGAGACGGAAGCCGAGTGCCCTGCCGGAGGAGCCGGAGCCGGAGCCGGAGCGCGGGCGGCAGCCGCGACGGCTTCCGCCTCCGGGTCCGGGGCGGCGACCGGCTGA
- a CDS encoding DoxX family protein, translating into MPRSERSPLLLAVLLAAAGAAHFAVPRPFDAIVPRALPGSPRHWTYASGVAELALAAGVALPRTRKPAALAAAALFVGVFPANVKMAWDWRHRPAPLRAAAIGRLPLQAPLVLWARSVAAGAAGTTEGRS; encoded by the coding sequence GTGCCCCGGTCCGAACGCTCACCCCTGCTGCTGGCGGTCCTGCTGGCCGCCGCGGGCGCGGCCCACTTCGCCGTGCCGCGTCCGTTCGACGCGATCGTCCCGCGCGCCCTGCCCGGCTCGCCCCGGCACTGGACGTACGCCAGCGGAGTGGCCGAACTGGCGCTCGCCGCCGGAGTGGCCCTGCCCCGGACGAGGAAGCCGGCCGCCCTGGCCGCCGCCGCGCTCTTCGTCGGCGTCTTCCCCGCCAACGTCAAGATGGCGTGGGACTGGCGCCACCGCCCCGCCCCGCTGAGGGCCGCCGCGATCGGCCGGCTGCCCCTTCAGGCGCCCCTGGTGCTGTGGGCCCGCAGCGTCGCCGCGGGCGCCGCCGGGACGACGGAGGGACGGTCATGA
- a CDS encoding peroxiredoxin: MTKAPEVGDLVEDFAAPDETGAVRTLTGLLADGPVVLFFYPAALSPGCTAEACHFRDLAAEFAAVGARPVGVSGDSVDRQQEFAGRHSLGMPLLSDEDGSLRERFGVKRGFSLAPTKRVTYVIGRDRTVLEVVRSELRMNAHADRALAALRAAPRP, from the coding sequence ATGACCAAGGCTCCCGAGGTCGGCGACCTCGTCGAGGACTTCGCCGCGCCCGACGAGACGGGCGCCGTGCGCACGCTGACGGGCCTGCTCGCCGACGGGCCGGTGGTCCTGTTCTTCTACCCGGCCGCCCTCAGTCCGGGCTGCACCGCCGAGGCCTGCCACTTCCGCGACCTGGCCGCGGAGTTCGCCGCCGTCGGCGCCCGGCCCGTCGGCGTCAGCGGGGACTCCGTCGACCGCCAGCAGGAGTTCGCCGGCCGGCACTCGCTCGGCATGCCCCTGCTGTCCGACGAGGACGGTTCGCTGCGGGAGCGGTTCGGCGTGAAGCGCGGCTTCTCCCTCGCCCCCACCAAGCGGGTCACCTACGTCATCGGGCGTGACCGCACCGTGCTGGAGGTCGTGCGCAGCGAGCTGCGCATGAACGCCCACGCCGACCGCGCCCTGGCCGCGCTGCGCGCCGCCCCTCGTCCCTGA
- a CDS encoding NPP1 family protein — MSSARFKVHRRRWLTGLAGAAVPVVAVPSVAFAAPPQALAQNAEAAELTYQPAFDYDTDGCYSSPAIGPDGTVNGGLKPTGALNGSCHDASDLDNTNSYSRYKCNNGWCAYMYSLYFEKDQALPGSGIGGHRNDWEHVVVWVQNDQVQYVSTSNHGGFTVHPASTVRFEGTHAKAVYHKDGIRTHCFRIANSNDEPPENHKHTWQYPPLVGWNGYPPGLRDKLSSYDFGSANFGLKDASFAGNLSSAKPSGISFDPAA; from the coding sequence GTGTCCTCAGCCAGGTTCAAGGTCCACCGCAGGAGATGGCTCACCGGTCTCGCCGGCGCCGCCGTGCCGGTCGTCGCCGTGCCCTCGGTCGCCTTCGCCGCCCCTCCCCAGGCGCTCGCGCAGAACGCCGAGGCGGCGGAGCTGACGTACCAGCCCGCTTTCGACTACGACACGGACGGCTGCTACTCGTCGCCCGCCATCGGCCCCGACGGCACGGTCAACGGCGGTCTGAAGCCGACCGGCGCGCTGAACGGAAGCTGCCACGACGCCTCCGACCTGGACAACACCAACAGCTACTCGCGCTACAAGTGCAACAACGGCTGGTGCGCGTACATGTACAGCCTCTACTTCGAGAAGGACCAGGCGCTGCCCGGCAGCGGCATCGGCGGCCACCGCAACGACTGGGAGCACGTCGTGGTCTGGGTGCAGAACGACCAGGTCCAGTACGTGTCGACGTCCAACCACGGCGGGTTCACCGTGCACCCCGCGTCGACGGTGCGCTTCGAGGGGACCCACGCGAAGGCCGTCTACCACAAGGACGGCATCCGCACGCACTGCTTCAGGATCGCCAACTCCAACGACGAGCCGCCGGAGAACCACAAGCACACCTGGCAGTACCCGCCGCTGGTCGGCTGGAACGGTTACCCGCCCGGCCTGCGGGACAAGCTGAGCAGCTACGACTTCGGCAGCGCCAACTTCGGCCTGAAGGACGCCTCCTTCGCCGGGAACCTGTCGTCGGCCAAGCCGTCCGGCATCTCGTTCGACCCCGCCGCGTAG
- a CDS encoding ABC transporter ATP-binding protein, giving the protein MTTDTAPPAVVCSGLTHAFGDTRAVDGLELTVREGEVFGLLGPNGAGKTTAIRCITTLLPVPSGRVRVFGHDAAGDRMAVRRLLGYVPQQLSADSGLTGRENVSLFARVFDVPRRERAARVAQALGAVGLADAADRLAGTYSGGMVRRLELAQALVSAPRLLILDEPTIGLDPIARTGVWEHIAAVREATGMTVLVTTHYMDEADRHCDRVGLMHRGRIRALGAPLRLRADLGRRRRDAGAPDTDLLPTLEDVFRDVAGSGLDEQAGDFRDVRSTRRTARRVG; this is encoded by the coding sequence ATGACGACCGACACCGCGCCGCCCGCCGTCGTGTGCAGCGGGCTCACCCACGCCTTCGGGGACACCAGGGCCGTCGACGGGCTCGAACTGACCGTCCGGGAAGGCGAGGTGTTCGGCCTCCTCGGACCCAACGGGGCAGGCAAGACGACCGCCATCCGCTGCATCACCACCCTGCTGCCGGTCCCCTCCGGCAGGGTGCGCGTCTTCGGCCACGACGCCGCCGGGGACCGCATGGCCGTACGGCGGCTGCTCGGCTACGTCCCGCAGCAGCTGTCCGCCGACTCGGGGCTCACCGGCCGCGAGAACGTCTCCCTGTTCGCCCGCGTCTTCGACGTGCCCAGGCGCGAGCGTGCCGCACGCGTGGCCCAGGCACTGGGCGCCGTCGGCCTCGCCGACGCCGCCGACCGGCTGGCCGGCACCTACTCCGGCGGCATGGTGCGCCGCCTCGAACTCGCCCAGGCGCTGGTGAGCGCGCCCCGGTTGCTGATCCTGGACGAGCCGACCATCGGCCTCGACCCGATCGCCCGAACGGGGGTCTGGGAGCACATCGCCGCCGTGCGCGAGGCCACCGGCATGACGGTCCTGGTGACCACGCACTACATGGACGAGGCCGACCGCCACTGCGACCGGGTCGGCCTGATGCACCGTGGCCGGATCCGCGCCCTCGGCGCCCCGCTTCGGCTCCGTGCGGACCTGGGCCGGCGCCGACGGGACGCCGGGGCGCCGGACACCGACCTGCTGCCCACGCTGGAGGACGTCTTCCGGGACGTCGCCGGCAGCGGCCTCGACGAGCAGGCAGGAGATTTCCGCGATGTCCGAAGCACCCGCCGCACCGCCCGCCGCGTCGGCTGA
- a CDS encoding aldo/keto reductase, with translation MIDIPQHTLNDGTKLPALGLGTWPMDDAEAEEAVAEALGQGYRLVDTAANYRNETGVGRGMARSGVPREEILLTTKLPGRHHGYEETLASFEESRRRLGVDYVDLYLVHWPLPRVDKFVDSWRAMIKLREDGAVRSIGVSNFTAGHLDRLEKETGVLPSVNQVELHPLLPQEELRAHHEAKGVRTESWSPLGRGSAILTDPAVVSVAEALGVTPGQVVLRWHVQLGAVPIPKSSSPQRRRANLDVFGFALGPAQMAAIADRTHRRLGGDPEVHEEF, from the coding sequence GTGATCGACATCCCGCAGCACACTCTGAACGACGGAACGAAGCTCCCCGCCCTGGGCCTGGGCACCTGGCCGATGGACGACGCGGAGGCGGAGGAGGCGGTGGCGGAGGCCCTCGGCCAGGGCTACCGGCTGGTCGACACGGCCGCCAACTACCGCAACGAGACCGGGGTCGGCCGCGGGATGGCCCGGTCCGGAGTGCCGCGCGAGGAGATCCTGCTGACCACGAAGCTGCCCGGCCGCCACCACGGGTACGAGGAGACCCTCGCCTCCTTCGAGGAGTCCCGCCGGCGGCTCGGCGTCGACTACGTGGACCTGTACCTCGTGCACTGGCCGCTCCCCCGCGTCGACAAGTTCGTCGACTCGTGGCGGGCCATGATCAAACTCCGCGAGGACGGCGCCGTCCGGTCGATCGGGGTCTCCAACTTCACCGCCGGGCACCTGGACCGGCTGGAGAAGGAGACCGGCGTCCTGCCGTCCGTCAACCAGGTCGAACTGCACCCGCTCCTCCCGCAGGAGGAACTGCGCGCCCACCACGAGGCCAAGGGCGTCCGCACGGAGAGCTGGAGTCCGCTGGGGCGCGGGTCGGCGATCCTGACGGACCCCGCCGTCGTGTCGGTCGCGGAGGCGCTGGGGGTGACCCCCGGCCAGGTCGTGCTGCGCTGGCACGTCCAGCTCGGCGCGGTCCCCATCCCCAAGTCGTCCAGTCCGCAACGCCGGCGCGCCAATCTCGACGTCTTCGGCTTCGCACTCGGCCCGGCGCAGATGGCGGCGATCGCGGACCGGACGCACCGGCGCCTGGGCGGCGACCCCGAGGTGCACGAGGAGTTCTGA
- the hemC gene encoding hydroxymethylbilane synthase, which yields MSVPELIRIVSRDSPMALAQVERVRAELTALHPGVRTEVVPVRTTGDKWMGDLSLVEGKGAFTKEVDAALLAGEADLAVHCVKDVPADRPLPAGTVFAAFLRRDDVRDALIHPGGRTLDELPAGTRIGTSSVRRIAQLAATHPQVQCVPFRGNANRRLEKLAAGEADALLLAVAGLERIDRRDVITEVLSPETMMPPIGAGILALQCREGDADLIDAVSGLGDPATHREATAERMFLHVLQGHCNSPIAGFARVDRSGELSLRACVFTPDGKTRLNAHEWAGRLDPATLGTSVAVALLRQGAREIIDGIPH from the coding sequence ATGTCCGTTCCGGAACTCATCCGCATCGTCTCCCGCGACTCGCCCATGGCCCTGGCCCAAGTGGAGCGGGTGCGGGCGGAGTTGACCGCCCTGCATCCCGGTGTGCGCACCGAGGTCGTCCCCGTGAGGACGACCGGCGACAAGTGGATGGGGGATCTCTCCCTGGTCGAGGGCAAGGGCGCGTTCACCAAGGAGGTCGACGCGGCGCTGCTGGCCGGCGAGGCCGATCTCGCGGTGCACTGCGTCAAGGACGTCCCCGCCGACCGGCCGCTGCCCGCCGGGACGGTGTTCGCGGCGTTCCTGCGGCGCGACGACGTCCGTGACGCGCTGATCCACCCGGGTGGCCGCACCCTGGACGAGCTGCCGGCCGGGACGCGCATCGGCACCTCCTCGGTCCGGCGGATCGCCCAGCTCGCCGCCACCCACCCGCAGGTGCAGTGCGTGCCGTTCCGCGGGAACGCCAACCGGCGGCTGGAGAAGCTCGCGGCCGGCGAGGCGGACGCGCTGCTCCTCGCGGTGGCGGGGCTCGAGCGCATCGACCGGCGGGACGTGATCACCGAGGTGCTGTCGCCGGAGACGATGATGCCGCCGATCGGCGCGGGCATCCTCGCCCTTCAGTGCCGCGAGGGCGACGCCGACCTCATCGACGCCGTCAGCGGGCTCGGTGATCCGGCGACCCATCGCGAGGCGACGGCGGAACGCATGTTCCTGCATGTGCTCCAGGGCCACTGCAACAGCCCGATCGCGGGCTTCGCACGGGTGGACCGCAGCGGCGAACTGTCCCTGCGGGCCTGCGTGTTCACGCCGGACGGCAAGACCCGGCTCAACGCCCACGAGTGGGCGGGCCGCCTCGATCCGGCGACGCTCGGCACGTCGGTGGCGGTGGCGCTGCTGCGGCAGGGCGCGCGCGAGATCATCGACGGCATTCCGCACTGA
- a CDS encoding GNAT family N-acetyltransferase — MSAARVRPAERSDLPRVAELAAQHARYERADPPVPDLAERLARLLFDVPAPLLGCLVAELPDGEVVGYATCSPALSTWEGREYLHMDCLFLAPDHRGRGLGALLMDAVEGRARSLGLAEVQWQTPVWNEGAIRFYARRGALGADKRRFSMRVDP; from the coding sequence GTGAGCGCCGCCCGGGTGCGGCCCGCCGAGCGGTCCGATCTCCCGCGCGTCGCGGAACTGGCCGCGCAGCACGCGCGGTACGAGCGCGCCGACCCGCCCGTGCCGGACCTCGCCGAACGCCTGGCGCGGCTCCTGTTCGACGTGCCCGCGCCGCTCCTCGGGTGCCTGGTCGCCGAACTGCCCGACGGCGAGGTCGTCGGCTACGCCACCTGCTCGCCCGCGCTCTCCACCTGGGAGGGCCGCGAGTACCTCCACATGGACTGCCTGTTCCTCGCCCCGGACCACCGCGGCCGGGGGCTGGGCGCCCTGCTCATGGACGCGGTCGAGGGCCGGGCCCGCAGTCTGGGGCTGGCCGAGGTGCAGTGGCAGACCCCGGTCTGGAACGAGGGCGCGATCCGCTTCTACGCCCGGCGCGGCGCCCTCGGAGCGGACAAGCGGCGCTTCAGCATGCGGGTGGACCCGTGA
- the ligD gene encoding non-homologous end-joining DNA ligase, which yields MSLPLVAPMLATPGSLPPAGQDARWAYETKQDGQRAVVYLPGDGTVTLRARSGEDITAAYPELRPLGTALGGTPAVLDGEVLALDREGRADFQLLQSRMGLVQAPGKAARLAATTPVHLVLFDVMHLAGRSLLALPYTRRRTRLESLALEGPSWSTPGALVGHGREALEATRAHGLEGLVCKRLDSVYEPGVRSRAWIKIRNMRVADVLVGGWLPGKGRLTGLPGAVLVGQRATTGLRYVGSVGTGWSEAERAELAALLRADATGACPFDAVPRSPGAHWVTPRLVGEVRYSTRTRAGLLRQPSWLRLRRDLTPEESAADLPDTSA from the coding sequence ATGTCCCTCCCCCTCGTCGCCCCCATGCTCGCCACCCCCGGCTCCCTTCCCCCCGCGGGCCAGGACGCGCGCTGGGCCTACGAGACCAAGCAGGACGGGCAGCGCGCCGTGGTGTACCTCCCCGGCGACGGCACGGTCACCCTGCGTGCCCGCTCGGGCGAGGACATCACCGCCGCCTACCCGGAACTGCGGCCGCTCGGCACGGCGCTCGGCGGCACGCCCGCGGTGCTGGACGGGGAGGTGCTCGCCCTGGACCGCGAGGGCCGCGCCGACTTCCAGCTGCTCCAGTCGCGCATGGGACTGGTGCAGGCCCCCGGCAAGGCCGCCCGGCTCGCCGCGACGACCCCCGTGCACCTGGTCCTGTTCGACGTGATGCACCTGGCCGGACGCTCCCTCCTCGCCCTGCCCTACACCCGGCGCAGGACCCGCCTGGAGTCGCTGGCGCTGGAGGGTCCGTCCTGGTCGACGCCGGGCGCCCTGGTGGGGCACGGCCGGGAGGCCCTGGAGGCGACCCGGGCGCACGGACTGGAGGGGCTCGTGTGCAAGCGGCTGGACTCGGTGTACGAGCCCGGCGTCCGTTCCCGCGCCTGGATCAAGATCCGCAACATGCGGGTCGCGGACGTCCTGGTCGGCGGCTGGCTGCCCGGCAAGGGGCGGCTGACCGGACTGCCCGGCGCCGTCCTCGTGGGGCAGCGCGCCACGACCGGGCTGCGCTACGTGGGCAGCGTGGGCACCGGCTGGAGCGAGGCCGAGCGCGCCGAACTCGCGGCGCTGCTGCGGGCCGACGCGACCGGGGCGTGCCCCTTCGACGCCGTGCCGCGGTCGCCGGGCGCGCACTGGGTGACGCCCCGGCTGGTCGGCGAGGTCCGCTACAGCACCCGCACCCGGGCGGGCCTGCTGCGCCAGCCGTCGTGGCTGCGGCTGCGACGGGACCTCACTCCCGAGGAGTCCGCGGCCGACCTTCCGGACACTTCCGCCTGA